Proteins encoded by one window of Danaus plexippus chromosome Z, MEX_DaPlex, whole genome shotgun sequence:
- the LOC116778058 gene encoding uncharacterized protein LOC116778058: protein MRILPIIVLLACVAMTCARPQDDEPRAAPNRGLLKRGLAGKAKTTTTTPAPVEEEGDYEEEGDYPAEAEAQEPSTEPPVSSTEGKKLVSGAVRPFRSNADLLEALKRRRAQAAEAKQQGNSAPVAAQQTESQPEQPAKSSYSKKRFNTATRETKNEDAPAPSKPSRGRFGRPSSRSYQEAEGEEQNDATPPARSGRTFSRRGGQ from the exons ATGAGGATATTACCGAT CATCGTTCTGTTAGCTTGTGTGGCGATGACTTGCGCTCGTCCCCAAGACGATGAGCCGAGAGCGGCACCGAACAGGGGATTATTGAAGAGAGGTCTTGCTGGAAAAGCTAAAACAACCACCACAACACCGGCTCCAGTTGAG GAGGAGGGAGACTATGAAGAAGAAGGAGATTATCCAGCAGAAGCTGAAGCACAAGAACCTTCAACCGAGCCTCCAGTGTCGTCGACAGAAGGAAAGAAGCTAGTCTCAGGAGCAGTTCGGCCATTTAGGAGTAACGCTGACTTGTTGGAAGCACTGAAAAGACGGCGGGCTCAGGCTGCTGAAG CAAAACAACAAGGCAACTCTGCTCCAGTAGCTGCCCAACAAACCGAAAGTCAGCCCGAACAGCCAGCAAAATCAAGTTAca GTAAAAAACGGTTCAACACAGCTACAAGAGAGACCAAGAATGAAGATGCCCCAGCTCCATCGAAACCAAGCCGAGGAAGATTTGGAAGAC cCTCATCAAGATCATATCAGGAAGCCGAAGGTGAAGAACAGAATGATGCCACTCCACCCGCGAGATCTGGCAGAACATTTTCAAGAAGAGGAGGTCAATAA
- the LOC116777811 gene encoding mucin-2-like isoform X1 — translation MDSKIAICLLFCIFYTVCGEVDIITEPRPGEEYVLVSSGHQTPLRNFETSHKIPEKHPNHRFSKPEDGEIKIFKKLNSSKLKHPVEGIISIEEDKKALLKKGQKIKASESIEVDIPTSKLEDFKIKENLKSKDINPKMAVALEAMSESGKLKNKDGITTQKPILTTSAQGSTKAYDYIPVNFDSIDDINSGLLSSNVKLETAGSEQKQHSRIQVKKGPNGQDYEYEYIYYYYDEEEEAKKESKEKPVSTTTMSTTTTTTTSAPVSNLNDAYEKQDHENKIFRESKSRAKYTTLDRSSATTAATPEVHNEILPTVGRTRGRGRNIAPAPVEEESQEERLPSSTRFPPRGRSFTAASSTTYVPEVKSESRRQRGRSQVDTVPNVSVSPNRSRMRAQIRRPSSDLVDLDSFKVHSGDIPLAYKRPPSRYSSESKTTTEFVEAVPTAKEPSPVKELQSENHSPLKNVKFEEIVDDSKLPSDYQQTTVSEQDTTEYTTMTAMEKVALDLYAYLAGENLNNEISPSNDLIRPDESTTVDDDGWTTEQVSTTEEETTPTTTTTTTTTTTTTTTTTPEPTTTSTAAPTRASRFKGRARPRVSASTSAATEAPQETSTRVRGRFGKPNGTRKTTAAVVESSSPVSPVEKPAPKPFGRRGLFGGRTRPSSTTAPPSEEASSVASEAPVTRSRLRPGLRRLPSTSAAPSSTEAPDTSAPSGSISTAAVDAETTPRPSRTIGRKPGLKPVALRPGPRLGIKPILRGRPGSSSVAPIETSEAPAEIPASEAPVTEAEPELSSPAPVQEQPRGLLKNRNRVQVQPSPKPRAVASPLPRRPNPLLKKRLPSTEATTEAPKKSTEAIEESTSVENGEAEEETEAPIPETTAAPPLRGLDALIARRRAAGVGGRPLRPVRRAGVPK, via the exons ATGTTTACTTTTCTGTATCTTCTATACGGTCTGTGGGGAGGTAGATATTATTACAGAACCACGACCTGGAGAAGAGTATGTCTTGGTGAGTTCAGGCCATCAGACTCCTTTGAGAAACTTCGAAACTTCTCACAAAATACCCGAAAAACACCCAAATCATAGATTCTCGAAACCAGAAGatggagaaataaaaatatttaaaaagttaaatagtAGCAAGTTAAAACATCCAGTGGAAGGAATTATATCCATCGAAGAAGATAAAAAGGCTTTATTGAAAAAAGGACAAAAAATTAAGGCTTCAGAGTCCATAGAGGTCGATATTCCTACATCAAAGTTGgaagactttaaaataaaggaaaatctAAAAAGCAAGGACATTAATCCTAAAATGGCAGTTGCTTTAGAAGCTATGTCAGAATCGGGAAAGTTAAAGAATAAGGATGGCATAACCACACAAAAACCCATATTAACAACATCAGCTCAAGGTTCAACGAAAGCGTACGATTATATTCCTGTAAATTTTGATAGTATTGACGATATAAATAGTGGTTTATTGTCTTCAAATGTTAAATTGGAAACAGCTGGTTCCGAACAAAAACAGCACTCGAGAATTCAAGTGAAAAAGGGACCAAATGGACAAGATTATGAAtatgagtatatatattattattacgatGAAGAAGAGGAAGCTAAAAAAGAAAGCAAAGAAAAGCCTGTAAGTACTACTACAATGTCAACTACAACAACCACAACAACATCAGCGCCAGTTTCTAATTTGAACGATGCCTATGAAAAACAAGAtcacgaaaataaaatatttagggaGTCTAAGTCCAGAGCAAAATATACTACCCTAGACAGATCTAGTGCCACCACGGCGGCTACTCCAGAAGTGCATAATGAAATACTACCAACTGTTGGAAGAACCCGTGGCAGAGGTCGTAATATTGCCCCAGCGCCAGTCGAAGAAGAATCACAAGAAGAAAg GCTGCCGTCAAGTACACGTTTTCCTCCTCGTGGACGTAGTTTTACTGCTGCAAGTTCTACTACTTATGTCCCTGAAGTAAAATCCGAGTCACGGCGACAACGTGGTCGGTCTCAGGTTGATACTGTGCCTAATGTATCGGTTAGTCCCAATCGAAGCAGAATGCGTGCTCAAATCAG GCGTCCAAGCTCTGATTTAGTTGaccttgatagttttaaaGTTCATTCCGGAGACATCCCTTTGGCATACAAACGACCACCGTCAAGGTATTCATCAGAAAGCAAAACCACAACAGAATTCGTTGAAGCTGTCCCAACTGCTAAAGAGCCTTCGCCTGTTAAAGAATTACAATCAGAAAATCATAgtcctttaaaaaatgtcaagTTCGAAGAAATCGTTGATGATTCAAAATTGCCATCGGATTACCAGCAAACCACTGTGTCTGAGCAAGATACTACTGAATATACAACAATGACAGCTATGGAAAAAGTGGCGTTAGACTTATACGCCTACTTGGCTGGAGAGAACTTAAATAACGAAATTAGCCCATCTAATGACTTGATACGCCCAGATGAAAGTACGACGGTTGATGACGACGGTTGGACAACTGAACAAGTTAGCACTACTGAAGAAGAGACAACCCCAACAACAACTacaactactactactaccaCAACTACTACCACTACAACGACCCCCGAGCCTACCACGACTTCAACCGCTGCTCCTACTCGTGCTTCAAGATTTAAAGGACGCGCTAGACCTCGTGTATCTGCTTCAACCAGTGCCGCCACGGAAGCCCCACAAGAAACGTCTACTAGAGTAAGAG GTCGATTCGGTAAGCCTAATGGAACTCGAAAGACCACAGCTGCTGTCGTTGAATCATCGTCCCCAGTCTCCCCAGTTGAGAAACCAGCGCCGaag CCGTTCGGTCGTCGTGGACTGTTTGGAGGTCGCACGCGTCCAAGTTCGACTACCGCCCCACCAAGTGAAGAAGCCAGCAGTGTGGCTAGTGAGGCACCAGTCACCAG AAGCCGTCTACGCCCTGGATTGAGAAGGTTGCCATCGACCAGTGCAGCACCATCATCCACAGAAGCACCGGATACTTCAGCTCCTAGTGGTAGTATTAGTACTGCTGCTGTTGATGCTGAAACTACACCAAGACCCTCTAGAACCATcgg tCGCAAACCTGGTTTGAAACCGGTTGCTCTACGTCCAGGCCCTAGACTAGGAATTAAGCCCATTTTAAGAGGGAGACCCGGTTCCTCTAGCGTGGCGCCTATAGAGACCTCTGAGGCCCCAGCAGAAATACCCGCTTCCGAAGCCCCAGTAACAGAAGCTGAACCAgag TTGTCATCACCTGCTCCGGTACAAGAACAACCACGCGGGCTCTTAAAGAATCGCAACCGTGTACAAGTGCAACCTTCTCCCAAACCAAGAGCAGTGGCATCACCACTACCACGACGACCTAACCCGCTTCTTAAGAAGAGACTGCCTTCCACAGAG GCTACAACGGAAGCTCCTAAAAAATCTACTGAAGCCATCGAAGAGAGCACCAGCGTGGAAAACGGAGAAGCTGAGGAAGAGACTGAAGCCCCCATACCAGAGACGACAGCGGCCCCACCCCTCAGGGGTCTTGACGCGCTGATCGCAAGAAGACGTGCAGCCGGCGTTGGAGGCCGTCCTCTTCGTCCCGTTCGACGTGCCGGCGTCcccaaataa
- the LOC116777790 gene encoding D-3-phosphoglycerate dehydrogenase, producing MGLDIKSVLIVDGVGSNCADILNSHNIQVTTKAKISKDELLKEISNHDALVVRSASQVTKEVLEAGKKLKVVGRAGAGVDNIDVAAAGSRGIGVINAPGANAMSACELTCGLILALARHVVPAAAALRAGKWERTQHTGTELNGKTLAILGLGRVGREVAIRMNAFGMKVIGFDPFVTSEQCEQFHTSKMELDEIWPLADYITLHTPLIESTRNFINSNSLKRCKKGVKIINVGRGGLINEKDFLEALQSQQVGGAALDVFEQEPPTDPLTLEIIKHPAVVATPHLGASTKEAQVRVGQEIAEQLVNLVKPGTYSTPLAEVTRVLSK from the exons ATGGGTCTCGATATAAAGTCTGTACTGATTGTGGATGGTGTTGGGTCGAACTGCGCAGATATTCTCAACTCACACAATATTCAAGTCACTACAAAAGCAAAGATATCGAAAGATGAACTCCTCAAAGAAATATCT AACCATGATGCACTGGTGGTGCGCTCTGCAAGTCAGGTCACTAAGGAAGTGCTAGAGGCGGgaaaaaaacttaaagtaGTTGGAAGAGCTGGAGCTGGAGTTGATAACATTGACGTGGCCGCTGCTGGTAGCAGAGGAATCGGTGTTATTAA CGCACCTGGAGCGAACGCAATGAGTGCGTGTGAATTGACTTGCGGTTTGATACTGGCTCTGGCACGCCACGTAGTGCCAGCAGCTGCGGCCCTCAGGGCCGGAAAGTGGGAACGCACTCAGCACACCGGCACTGAACTCAACGGGAAAACATTAGCTATCCTGGGCTTAGGAAGAGTAGGGAGGGAAGTGGCTATCCGCATGAATGCGTTTGGCATGAAG gtaaTTGGTTTTGATCCGTTCGTAACATCGGAGCAATGCGAACAGTTCCACACATCAAAGATGGAATTAGATGAGATTTGGCCTCTTGCTGACTACATTACTCTTCACACGCCACTCATTGAATCTACCCGTA ATTTTATAAACTCAAATAGTTTGAAGCGCTGTAAAAAAGGTGTGAAGATCATAAATGTTGGACGTGGAGGTCTAATTAATGAAAAGGACTTCCTCGAAGCCCTTCAATCTCAACAG GTTGGAGGAGCAGCTCTTGATGTATTTGAACAGGAACCTCCGACTGATCCGCTTACATTAGAGATCATTAAACATCCAGCCGTGGTCGCTACACCTCATTTAG gtGCTTCTACTAAAGAAGCTCAAGTACGTGTGGGACAAGAAATTGCAGAACAACTGGTCAACCTAGTCAAACCAGGAACATATTCAACTCCGCTCGCAGAAGTTACGCGTGTACTCTCTAAGTAA
- the LOC116777811 gene encoding mucin-2-like isoform X2 translates to MDSKIAICLLFCIFYTVCGEVDIITEPRPGEEYVLVSSGHQTPLRNFETSHKIPEKHPNHRFSKPEDGEIKIFKKLNSSKLKHPVEGIISIEEDKKALLKKGQKIKASESIEVDIPTSKLEDFKIKENLKSKDINPKMAVALEAMSESGKLKNKDGITTQKPILTTSAQGSTKAYDYIPVNFDSIDDINSGLLSSNVKLETAGSEQKQHSRIQVKKGPNGQDYEYEYIYYYYDEEEEAKKESKEKPVSTTTMSTTTTTTTSAPVSNLNDAYEKQDHENKIFRESKSRAKYTTLDRSSATTAATPEVHNEILPTVGRTRGRGRNIAPAPVEEESQEERRPSSDLVDLDSFKVHSGDIPLAYKRPPSRYSSESKTTTEFVEAVPTAKEPSPVKELQSENHSPLKNVKFEEIVDDSKLPSDYQQTTVSEQDTTEYTTMTAMEKVALDLYAYLAGENLNNEISPSNDLIRPDESTTVDDDGWTTEQVSTTEEETTPTTTTTTTTTTTTTTTTTPEPTTTSTAAPTRASRFKGRARPRVSASTSAATEAPQETSTRVRGRFGKPNGTRKTTAAVVESSSPVSPVEKPAPKPFGRRGLFGGRTRPSSTTAPPSEEASSVASEAPVTRSRLRPGLRRLPSTSAAPSSTEAPDTSAPSGSISTAAVDAETTPRPSRTIGRKPGLKPVALRPGPRLGIKPILRGRPGSSSVAPIETSEAPAEIPASEAPVTEAEPELSSPAPVQEQPRGLLKNRNRVQVQPSPKPRAVASPLPRRPNPLLKKRLPSTEATTEAPKKSTEAIEESTSVENGEAEEETEAPIPETTAAPPLRGLDALIARRRAAGVGGRPLRPVRRAGVPK, encoded by the exons ATGTTTACTTTTCTGTATCTTCTATACGGTCTGTGGGGAGGTAGATATTATTACAGAACCACGACCTGGAGAAGAGTATGTCTTGGTGAGTTCAGGCCATCAGACTCCTTTGAGAAACTTCGAAACTTCTCACAAAATACCCGAAAAACACCCAAATCATAGATTCTCGAAACCAGAAGatggagaaataaaaatatttaaaaagttaaatagtAGCAAGTTAAAACATCCAGTGGAAGGAATTATATCCATCGAAGAAGATAAAAAGGCTTTATTGAAAAAAGGACAAAAAATTAAGGCTTCAGAGTCCATAGAGGTCGATATTCCTACATCAAAGTTGgaagactttaaaataaaggaaaatctAAAAAGCAAGGACATTAATCCTAAAATGGCAGTTGCTTTAGAAGCTATGTCAGAATCGGGAAAGTTAAAGAATAAGGATGGCATAACCACACAAAAACCCATATTAACAACATCAGCTCAAGGTTCAACGAAAGCGTACGATTATATTCCTGTAAATTTTGATAGTATTGACGATATAAATAGTGGTTTATTGTCTTCAAATGTTAAATTGGAAACAGCTGGTTCCGAACAAAAACAGCACTCGAGAATTCAAGTGAAAAAGGGACCAAATGGACAAGATTATGAAtatgagtatatatattattattacgatGAAGAAGAGGAAGCTAAAAAAGAAAGCAAAGAAAAGCCTGTAAGTACTACTACAATGTCAACTACAACAACCACAACAACATCAGCGCCAGTTTCTAATTTGAACGATGCCTATGAAAAACAAGAtcacgaaaataaaatatttagggaGTCTAAGTCCAGAGCAAAATATACTACCCTAGACAGATCTAGTGCCACCACGGCGGCTACTCCAGAAGTGCATAATGAAATACTACCAACTGTTGGAAGAACCCGTGGCAGAGGTCGTAATATTGCCCCAGCGCCAGTCGAAGAAGAATCACAAGAAGAAAg GCGTCCAAGCTCTGATTTAGTTGaccttgatagttttaaaGTTCATTCCGGAGACATCCCTTTGGCATACAAACGACCACCGTCAAGGTATTCATCAGAAAGCAAAACCACAACAGAATTCGTTGAAGCTGTCCCAACTGCTAAAGAGCCTTCGCCTGTTAAAGAATTACAATCAGAAAATCATAgtcctttaaaaaatgtcaagTTCGAAGAAATCGTTGATGATTCAAAATTGCCATCGGATTACCAGCAAACCACTGTGTCTGAGCAAGATACTACTGAATATACAACAATGACAGCTATGGAAAAAGTGGCGTTAGACTTATACGCCTACTTGGCTGGAGAGAACTTAAATAACGAAATTAGCCCATCTAATGACTTGATACGCCCAGATGAAAGTACGACGGTTGATGACGACGGTTGGACAACTGAACAAGTTAGCACTACTGAAGAAGAGACAACCCCAACAACAACTacaactactactactaccaCAACTACTACCACTACAACGACCCCCGAGCCTACCACGACTTCAACCGCTGCTCCTACTCGTGCTTCAAGATTTAAAGGACGCGCTAGACCTCGTGTATCTGCTTCAACCAGTGCCGCCACGGAAGCCCCACAAGAAACGTCTACTAGAGTAAGAG GTCGATTCGGTAAGCCTAATGGAACTCGAAAGACCACAGCTGCTGTCGTTGAATCATCGTCCCCAGTCTCCCCAGTTGAGAAACCAGCGCCGaag CCGTTCGGTCGTCGTGGACTGTTTGGAGGTCGCACGCGTCCAAGTTCGACTACCGCCCCACCAAGTGAAGAAGCCAGCAGTGTGGCTAGTGAGGCACCAGTCACCAG AAGCCGTCTACGCCCTGGATTGAGAAGGTTGCCATCGACCAGTGCAGCACCATCATCCACAGAAGCACCGGATACTTCAGCTCCTAGTGGTAGTATTAGTACTGCTGCTGTTGATGCTGAAACTACACCAAGACCCTCTAGAACCATcgg tCGCAAACCTGGTTTGAAACCGGTTGCTCTACGTCCAGGCCCTAGACTAGGAATTAAGCCCATTTTAAGAGGGAGACCCGGTTCCTCTAGCGTGGCGCCTATAGAGACCTCTGAGGCCCCAGCAGAAATACCCGCTTCCGAAGCCCCAGTAACAGAAGCTGAACCAgag TTGTCATCACCTGCTCCGGTACAAGAACAACCACGCGGGCTCTTAAAGAATCGCAACCGTGTACAAGTGCAACCTTCTCCCAAACCAAGAGCAGTGGCATCACCACTACCACGACGACCTAACCCGCTTCTTAAGAAGAGACTGCCTTCCACAGAG GCTACAACGGAAGCTCCTAAAAAATCTACTGAAGCCATCGAAGAGAGCACCAGCGTGGAAAACGGAGAAGCTGAGGAAGAGACTGAAGCCCCCATACCAGAGACGACAGCGGCCCCACCCCTCAGGGGTCTTGACGCGCTGATCGCAAGAAGACGTGCAGCCGGCGTTGGAGGCCGTCCTCTTCGTCCCGTTCGACGTGCCGGCGTCcccaaataa